A genomic segment from Lignipirellula cremea encodes:
- a CDS encoding DUF1552 domain-containing protein: MPLNPLPRRTFLRASGVAIALPLLEAMLPQRAFGAAASDPTPPKRAVFVTRPLGMHAPFFFPTGTGKNYQPSRYLKLLEDNRQDFTVFSGMSHHYGAGHGTMAGMLTAVEPHRMRQGDIRNGISLDQEMALKLQAPTRFSSLTLGAAGLSWNSQGVMIPAVNRATQVFKDLFVDGTPAEVAQEIERIKNGRSILDGVREQAKTLARRLGGGDRQRVDLLLNSIREAEQRLQQSEDWVLKPKPKVDTAPFKNDYAGLTLIEREDQWYDLVRLALQTDSTRVITLNLYSHGNVSIDGKQLGHHEMSHHGKKEETIEQLAIIEEAEIRAFGRFLTKLKNTNEQGDNLLDQTQIFFSSDLGNASAHTTTNLPVMLAGGGFRHAGHVAYDLKNNELIANLFVRMLQQMDIESDAFGASTRTLSDI; encoded by the coding sequence ATGCCTTTGAATCCTTTGCCCCGCCGAACGTTTTTGCGAGCCTCAGGCGTTGCCATTGCCCTGCCCCTGCTGGAGGCCATGTTGCCCCAGCGGGCGTTCGGCGCCGCCGCCAGCGATCCCACGCCGCCGAAACGCGCGGTGTTTGTGACGCGGCCGCTTGGGATGCATGCGCCGTTTTTCTTTCCGACCGGGACCGGGAAGAACTACCAGCCCAGCCGCTATTTGAAACTGCTGGAAGATAATCGCCAGGACTTCACCGTGTTCTCCGGCATGTCGCACCATTATGGCGCCGGGCACGGCACCATGGCCGGCATGCTGACCGCGGTGGAACCGCACCGCATGCGGCAAGGCGATATTCGCAACGGCATTTCGCTTGATCAGGAAATGGCCCTCAAGCTCCAGGCGCCAACACGCTTTTCCAGTCTGACGCTGGGGGCGGCCGGTCTGTCCTGGAACAGCCAGGGCGTCATGATCCCGGCGGTGAACCGAGCGACCCAGGTCTTTAAAGACCTGTTCGTGGATGGCACGCCCGCGGAAGTCGCCCAGGAGATCGAGCGGATCAAGAACGGACGCAGCATCCTCGACGGCGTGCGCGAGCAGGCGAAAACCCTGGCCCGTCGCCTGGGCGGCGGCGATCGCCAGCGGGTCGACCTGCTGCTGAACTCCATTCGCGAGGCCGAGCAACGCCTGCAGCAATCGGAAGACTGGGTCCTCAAACCGAAGCCGAAAGTCGACACGGCGCCCTTCAAGAACGACTACGCGGGTTTGACGCTGATCGAACGCGAAGACCAGTGGTACGATCTGGTGCGGCTGGCCCTGCAGACCGACAGCACCCGGGTGATCACCTTGAACCTGTATTCGCACGGGAACGTTTCCATCGATGGCAAGCAGTTGGGCCATCATGAAATGTCGCATCACGGGAAAAAAGAAGAGACGATTGAGCAGCTGGCTATCATCGAAGAGGCCGAAATCCGTGCTTTCGGACGTTTCCTCACGAAGCTCAAAAACACGAACGAACAGGGCGATAACCTGCTCGACCAGACGCAGATTTTCTTTTCCAGCGATCTGGGGAATGCCTCGGCCCACACCACCACCAACCTGCCGGTGATGCTGGCCGGCGGCGGTTTTCGGCACGCGGGCCACGTGGCGTATGATCTCAAAAACAACGAGCTGATCGCCAACCTGTTCGTCCGTATGCTGCAGCAGATGGACATCGAAAGCGACGCCTTTGGCGCCAGCACCCGCACCCTGAGCGACATTTAG
- a CDS encoding SMI1/KNR4 family protein, translating to MLIDELLNLVPPPRNPVHSTGDWAAIVSDLGIDLPSDYKQFIERYGEGVLCSYFDFESPFAFESPRSRLRILVRYYESWAEMGREVPYSLFPESPGLFPFCSYGDVDMIAWYTKGEPDSWSIVYHDREEGCFPVEMGFLQFLLSVLNGRSPLPKSVIGDEILSVPYVFRPSD from the coding sequence ATGCTTATAGACGAATTGCTCAATTTGGTGCCTCCACCTAGGAACCCGGTGCATTCAACGGGAGATTGGGCGGCTATTGTGTCTGACTTGGGAATCGACCTTCCCTCCGACTACAAACAATTCATCGAGCGCTATGGGGAAGGTGTACTTTGCTCGTATTTCGATTTTGAAAGCCCATTTGCGTTTGAATCCCCTCGATCACGCTTGCGCATTTTGGTTCGTTACTATGAGAGCTGGGCCGAGATGGGAAGAGAGGTCCCGTATTCCTTATTTCCGGAGTCGCCAGGACTATTCCCGTTTTGCTCATATGGTGACGTGGATATGATTGCCTGGTATACCAAGGGAGAACCTGATTCATGGTCAATCGTGTACCATGATCGGGAAGAAGGCTGCTTCCCTGTCGAGATGGGGTTTTTGCAGTTCCTGCTTTCCGTCTTGAATGGCAGATCGCCTCTCCCGAAATCAGTTATCGGTGATGAAATCCTTTCGGTCCCCTATGTCTTTCGGCCATCAGACTAG
- a CDS encoding DUF1592 domain-containing protein, producing MARIFFAYFLPVAAALFCGAILPVQAAEPVTTAVQIPLVRQHCAGCHGADLQEAGLRLDTLSTDFHNPDAARIWIKVLDKLVKQEMPPAGEPAPTTAERNAFTESLRGRLHAASLLLQQAEGRVALRRLNRTEYQTTLRDLLGSQVEVMDLLPEENMAGGFDNVSEALDVSSVHLLRYQEAAERAIRSAIPKRAPTPMKSRLTGRQITEAGSVLRSLVDKSVRYDGDALISYVRMYDSGRAMSERVKEAGRYRVSFSLTSVGTEGRVLPVMISHGGYRTTEQPEKRRTHDLPPGKQTVVVEEFDLEAAEVVFVNAWDLPSPRELPAMLDGAPLASYQGPGLKIDWIEIEGPLDPFPPAGYRQLFHDIPLAQSVAWNPLSLAPVTTDPPADAERALRHFLPVAFRRPVEESLVQYYVQIAHDQLKSEKPFAEAMVAACTAALCSPHFLYLNETLALDSDKPTQLDDYALASRLSYFLWSSMPDKDLRDLAAAGKLRQPNVLHEQVERMLNDPKGERFSENFAGQWLDLREINATSPDPTMYAEFDDYLYWSAPRETRMFFDEVLQKNLPLTEFVDSDWSFLNQRLAQHYGIDGIVGGELRRSPVPPGSHRGGVLTQTAILKVTADGSKTSPVLRGKWVLERILGQPPSPPPPGTPGIEPDVRGATTIRQQLDLHRNIAACASCHKHIDPPGFALESFDPIGGWRDFYRGVGRDRVALANYPKRIVSRGLEVECHGETPDGRPFVNVDDYKQLLLADEDQLARNLATKLITYATGAELQFADREVLEQLTAQSRKDSYRFRSLLHSVVQSRLFLNK from the coding sequence GTGGCTCGAATATTCTTTGCTTACTTTCTCCCTGTCGCCGCGGCGTTGTTCTGCGGGGCGATCCTGCCTGTTCAGGCCGCGGAGCCGGTGACGACTGCGGTCCAGATTCCGTTGGTGCGGCAGCACTGCGCGGGCTGCCATGGGGCCGACCTGCAGGAAGCCGGTTTGCGGCTGGATACGCTGTCGACCGATTTCCACAATCCCGATGCGGCCCGGATCTGGATCAAGGTGCTCGACAAGCTCGTTAAACAGGAGATGCCCCCGGCCGGCGAACCGGCGCCGACGACGGCAGAGCGGAACGCCTTTACGGAATCCCTGCGGGGGCGCCTGCATGCGGCCTCCCTGCTGTTGCAGCAGGCGGAAGGGCGGGTCGCCCTGCGTCGATTGAACCGCACCGAATACCAGACCACTTTGCGCGATCTGCTGGGATCCCAGGTCGAGGTGATGGATCTGTTGCCGGAAGAGAACATGGCGGGCGGTTTTGACAACGTCAGCGAAGCGCTGGACGTGTCGTCGGTCCATCTGTTGCGTTACCAGGAAGCGGCCGAAAGAGCCATCCGCTCCGCCATTCCCAAGCGGGCGCCGACGCCGATGAAATCGCGGTTGACGGGCCGGCAGATCACCGAAGCGGGCAGCGTTTTGCGGTCCCTGGTGGACAAGTCGGTGCGTTACGACGGCGATGCGTTGATCAGCTATGTTCGGATGTACGACTCGGGGCGCGCGATGTCGGAGCGGGTCAAAGAGGCGGGCCGCTACAGGGTGAGCTTTTCGCTCACTTCAGTGGGAACCGAGGGCCGCGTCCTGCCGGTCATGATCTCGCACGGCGGATACCGCACGACCGAACAACCGGAAAAACGTCGCACCCATGACTTGCCGCCGGGAAAGCAGACGGTAGTTGTCGAAGAGTTTGATCTGGAAGCCGCCGAAGTGGTGTTCGTAAACGCCTGGGATCTGCCGAGCCCGCGCGAGCTACCCGCCATGCTGGACGGCGCTCCGCTGGCTTCGTACCAAGGCCCCGGTTTGAAAATCGACTGGATCGAGATCGAGGGCCCGCTCGACCCGTTCCCGCCGGCCGGTTACCGCCAGCTGTTCCACGACATCCCGCTGGCGCAGAGCGTGGCGTGGAACCCGCTTTCCCTGGCCCCGGTGACGACAGATCCGCCAGCGGATGCGGAACGGGCGCTGCGGCATTTTTTACCGGTCGCGTTCCGCCGTCCGGTGGAGGAGTCGCTGGTGCAGTACTACGTGCAGATCGCGCACGACCAACTGAAAAGCGAGAAGCCTTTCGCCGAGGCGATGGTCGCCGCGTGTACGGCCGCGCTCTGTTCGCCGCACTTCCTGTATCTGAATGAAACGCTGGCGCTCGACTCCGACAAGCCGACCCAGCTGGACGACTACGCACTGGCTTCGCGACTGTCGTATTTTCTCTGGTCGTCGATGCCCGACAAAGATCTGCGCGACCTGGCGGCGGCGGGCAAGCTGCGGCAGCCGAACGTGCTGCACGAGCAGGTGGAACGGATGCTGAATGACCCCAAAGGGGAGCGTTTCAGCGAGAACTTTGCCGGCCAGTGGCTGGACCTGCGGGAGATCAATGCGACCTCGCCCGACCCGACCATGTACGCCGAGTTTGATGATTACCTGTACTGGTCGGCTCCGCGGGAAACCCGCATGTTCTTCGACGAAGTGCTGCAGAAGAATCTGCCGCTGACGGAGTTTGTGGATTCCGACTGGAGCTTCCTCAACCAGCGTCTGGCGCAGCACTATGGCATTGACGGAATCGTCGGCGGCGAATTGCGCAGGTCGCCCGTGCCGCCCGGTTCGCACCGCGGCGGAGTGCTTACGCAGACGGCCATTTTGAAAGTAACCGCCGACGGCTCGAAAACGTCGCCTGTGCTGCGGGGCAAGTGGGTGCTGGAACGGATACTGGGCCAGCCGCCGTCGCCTCCGCCGCCGGGCACCCCCGGCATTGAGCCCGATGTCCGCGGCGCCACCACCATTCGCCAGCAACTGGATCTGCACCGCAACATCGCCGCCTGTGCGTCCTGCCACAAGCATATCGACCCGCCGGGCTTCGCGCTGGAGTCGTTCGATCCGATCGGCGGCTGGCGGGATTTTTACCGGGGCGTCGGCAGGGACCGGGTCGCCCTGGCCAACTATCCGAAGCGCATTGTGTCGCGTGGTCTTGAGGTGGAGTGCCACGGGGAGACGCCCGACGGCCGGCCGTTTGTGAACGTGGATGATTACAAGCAGTTGCTGCTGGCGGACGAAGATCAGCTGGCCCGTAATCTGGCGACCAAACTGATTACCTATGCGACCGGCGCCGAACTGCAGTTTGCCGACCGCGAGGTGCTGGAGCAGCTGACGGCCCAGTCGCGAAAAGACAGTTATCGCTTTCGCTCGCTGCTACACTCCGTCGTGCAAAGTCGATTGTTCCTGAATAAATAG
- a CDS encoding arylsulfatase, with protein sequence MRVWFTAARAWLLAATVVMLGVSASAEERPNLVYILLDDAGYGDLSCYGQEKFQTPQMDRLAKEGMRFTDHYSGSTVCAPTRCSLMTGKHTGHTIVRGNREVKPEGQAPMPADTVTLPRLLHQAGYTTGMFGKWGLGAPGSPSDPAEHFDVFYGYNCQRQAHSYYPTHLWSNRERVELDGKTYSQDLIMAAALQFIRDNADRPFFCYLPVTVPHAAMHSPESAAAPFRKKWPQFEDVIGRYSGPQVQNPVAAFAGMMTHLDTQIGELLALLEKLKIDDKTLVMLSSDNGPHQEGGHDPEFFNSNGPFRGHKRDLYEGGIRAPLLARWPGKIAAGSTSALISAHWDILPTFCELAGATIPADTDGLSLVPTLLGNADQQPQHDYLYWEFGERGRSQAVRQGNWKGVRRNLKANPKAPLELYNLASDIGETTDVADKHPEIAAALLQLMQAAHVESETFPLFD encoded by the coding sequence ATGCGAGTCTGGTTTACCGCAGCGCGCGCCTGGCTGCTGGCGGCGACGGTTGTAATGCTGGGAGTTTCCGCGTCGGCCGAGGAGCGTCCTAACCTGGTTTATATCCTGCTGGATGACGCCGGCTATGGCGACCTCAGCTGCTACGGTCAGGAGAAATTCCAGACGCCGCAGATGGACCGCCTGGCCAAAGAAGGGATGCGCTTTACCGACCATTACTCCGGCAGCACCGTCTGCGCCCCGACCCGCTGCAGTCTGATGACGGGCAAGCATACGGGCCATACGATCGTCCGCGGTAACCGCGAAGTCAAACCCGAAGGCCAGGCGCCGATGCCGGCCGACACGGTCACCCTGCCCCGCCTGCTGCACCAGGCCGGCTATACGACCGGCATGTTCGGCAAATGGGGGCTGGGGGCGCCAGGCTCGCCGTCGGATCCGGCCGAGCACTTCGACGTGTTCTACGGGTACAACTGCCAGCGGCAGGCGCACAGCTACTATCCGACGCATTTGTGGAGCAACCGGGAGCGGGTCGAACTCGACGGCAAAACGTACTCGCAGGATCTGATCATGGCGGCCGCCCTGCAGTTCATTCGCGACAACGCCGACCGCCCTTTCTTCTGCTACCTGCCGGTCACCGTACCGCATGCGGCGATGCACTCGCCCGAATCGGCCGCTGCTCCTTTCCGGAAAAAGTGGCCGCAGTTTGAAGATGTCATTGGCCGTTACTCGGGACCGCAAGTGCAGAATCCGGTCGCCGCTTTCGCCGGCATGATGACACATCTTGACACCCAGATCGGCGAGCTGCTGGCCCTGCTGGAGAAGCTGAAGATCGACGACAAGACGCTCGTCATGCTCAGTTCCGACAACGGCCCGCACCAGGAAGGCGGCCATGATCCGGAATTCTTCAACTCCAACGGTCCGTTCCGCGGCCACAAACGGGACCTGTACGAAGGCGGCATCCGCGCCCCGCTGTTGGCCCGCTGGCCCGGCAAGATCGCCGCCGGAAGTACGTCCGCTTTGATCTCCGCCCACTGGGATATCCTGCCGACGTTCTGCGAGCTGGCCGGTGCGACCATCCCGGCCGACACCGACGGTTTGAGCCTGGTTCCCACGCTGCTCGGCAATGCCGACCAGCAGCCGCAGCATGACTACCTGTACTGGGAATTTGGCGAACGAGGCCGCAGCCAGGCCGTGCGCCAGGGGAACTGGAAAGGGGTCCGCCGCAACCTGAAAGCAAACCCCAAGGCTCCCCTGGAGCTGTACAACCTGGCCAGCGACATTGGCGAAACGACCGACGTCGCCGACAAACACCCGGAGATCGCCGCGGCGTTGCTGCAGTTAATGCAAGCCGCGCACGTGGAGTCGGAAACGTTCCCGCTGTTCGACTAG
- a CDS encoding GTPase: MILPPPGIAELTPAGRGAVAVIAVTGPQAATAVAACFRSATGRSLENALPGQMLFGRWQPVKASREATELDAGEEVIVARFPQRIEVHCHGGRAAVQAILASLRQQGGVDQTAAAAMAQDAPNPFAADSLQALSQARTERTAAILLDQHRGALHAALLELGRVLPRSPELALEQLDRLLDQRGAGLHLTTPWQVVLAGAPNVGKSSLINAILGYDRAIVFDQPGTTRDVLTGHTAIDGWPVELADTAGIRWAADDDIEQQGVGRAMARVEQADLLIHVIDATDPAASTAAALTHPHRLTVYNKADLIASDLSNAEAPNDKQRQPIAPGGAGRLVSAKTGAGLPELLATIATMLVPKPPPPGSAVPFLAAHFTVLTEARQLAAAGNGTTAAEQIERLLSGDKNPGD; this comes from the coding sequence GTGATTCTTCCGCCGCCCGGCATTGCCGAACTGACGCCGGCCGGCAGGGGAGCCGTCGCCGTGATCGCCGTGACTGGCCCCCAGGCGGCGACCGCCGTGGCCGCCTGCTTCCGCTCCGCCACCGGCAGATCGCTGGAAAACGCCTTGCCCGGCCAGATGCTGTTCGGCCGCTGGCAGCCGGTAAAAGCCAGCCGCGAAGCGACCGAGCTGGACGCCGGCGAAGAGGTCATTGTCGCCCGCTTCCCGCAACGCATCGAAGTCCACTGCCACGGCGGCAGGGCAGCCGTCCAGGCGATCCTGGCTTCTCTACGCCAGCAGGGCGGCGTCGACCAGACAGCCGCCGCAGCGATGGCCCAGGACGCGCCTAACCCGTTCGCCGCCGATAGTCTCCAGGCGTTGTCGCAGGCCCGCACCGAACGAACGGCCGCCATTCTGTTAGACCAGCATCGCGGAGCGTTGCACGCCGCCCTGTTGGAGCTGGGACGCGTACTGCCGCGGTCGCCCGAGTTGGCCTTAGAGCAACTCGACCGCCTGCTGGACCAGCGCGGCGCGGGCTTGCATTTGACGACGCCCTGGCAGGTGGTGCTGGCGGGAGCGCCGAATGTGGGGAAGAGCAGCCTGATCAACGCCATCCTGGGTTACGACAGGGCGATCGTTTTCGATCAGCCCGGCACCACGCGGGATGTGCTGACAGGCCATACGGCCATCGATGGCTGGCCGGTGGAACTGGCCGACACGGCCGGCATTCGATGGGCGGCCGACGACGACATTGAACAGCAAGGCGTCGGCCGCGCGATGGCCCGGGTCGAACAGGCTGATCTGCTCATTCACGTCATTGACGCAACCGACCCCGCGGCGTCGACCGCGGCTGCTCTAACGCATCCGCACCGCCTGACGGTTTACAACAAGGCCGATCTGATCGCAAGCGATTTGAGCAACGCCGAAGCGCCCAACGACAAGCAGCGTCAGCCGATCGCTCCCGGCGGGGCAGGGCGCCTGGTCTCCGCCAAAACGGGCGCCGGCTTGCCGGAGCTGCTGGCGACGATCGCGACGATGCTTGTCCCAAAACCGCCTCCGCCGGGAAGCGCGGTTCCGTTTCTCGCAGCCCACTTCACCGTACTGACCGAAGCCCGCCAGCTCGCTGCGGCCGGCAACGGAACGACCGCAGCCGAGCAGATTGAACGACTGCTGTCGGGCGATAAGAATCCGGGCGACTAA